The following proteins are co-located in the Paludibaculum fermentans genome:
- a CDS encoding outer membrane protein assembly factor BamB family protein, translated as MLIPIPPPIRVLGSPGLLLLFLCLAPQPMLAQQPFATHCAGCHGGDGRGTAKGPGLAMNPRIAVQSAEQLRAYLQRGNLSAGMPSFADLSPADLQALARHLLRLNVETIVPPAPAADAARKTTWGPPQPGDWRSYNGDDSANRYSPLKQITTANVQSLKLKWVFPLQYFGLEVTPLAADGVLYVTGPNQVYALDALTGNPLWSYSRPLSPGMVGDARLGTNRGVALLEGRLFFVTDNAHLLALDRATGQLLWDSPMAPASDEKHHYGGTIVPLIVNGTVIAGVAGGDEGIRGFVAAFRPDTGALVWRHWTIPRRGEPGIETWQGKEPLYGGGSTWLTGSYDKASDTLYWATGNPWPDGDDRDRPGDNLYTNCVLALDATTGALKWHYQFTPHDVKDRDATEPNVLVDTVYQGKPSKLLLHADRNGFFYVLDRTNGKVLLAKPFLRRVDWASSIDAQGRPVVVDPRGCPSDAANWDSTAFSPLTGLYYLIALEECTGKPTGYPDQTGQRYLRALNIETGAIVWELPQPGAARAKTWTGVLATAGGLLFYGRPNGGFAAVDQRNGNTLWNFPTNVRMKASPMTFTVGGKQYVAVAAGPNILCFGL; from the coding sequence GTGCTGATCCCGATCCCACCCCCCATCCGCGTCCTCGGAAGCCCGGGCCTGCTCCTGCTGTTCCTGTGCCTGGCCCCCCAGCCGATGCTCGCGCAGCAGCCCTTCGCCACTCACTGCGCCGGCTGCCACGGCGGCGACGGCCGGGGCACAGCCAAGGGCCCCGGACTCGCCATGAACCCGCGCATCGCCGTCCAGTCCGCCGAGCAACTCCGCGCTTACCTGCAACGGGGCAACCTCAGCGCCGGCATGCCCTCTTTCGCTGACCTGTCGCCGGCCGACCTCCAGGCCCTGGCCCGCCATCTGCTCCGCCTCAATGTGGAAACCATCGTGCCGCCCGCTCCGGCCGCCGATGCGGCCCGTAAGACAACCTGGGGCCCGCCCCAGCCCGGCGACTGGCGTAGCTACAACGGAGACGATTCGGCCAACCGCTACAGCCCTCTCAAACAGATCACCACGGCCAACGTGCAGTCGCTCAAACTGAAGTGGGTCTTCCCCCTCCAGTACTTCGGGCTGGAAGTGACGCCCCTTGCCGCCGACGGCGTCCTCTACGTTACCGGCCCCAATCAGGTCTACGCCCTCGACGCGCTCACCGGCAATCCTCTCTGGAGCTACTCCCGGCCGCTGAGCCCCGGCATGGTCGGCGATGCCCGTCTCGGCACCAACCGCGGAGTCGCCCTGCTGGAGGGCCGTCTCTTCTTCGTCACCGACAACGCCCACCTCCTCGCGCTCGACCGCGCCACCGGCCAGCTTCTCTGGGACAGCCCCATGGCGCCTGCTTCGGACGAGAAACACCACTACGGCGGCACCATCGTGCCCCTCATCGTCAACGGCACCGTGATCGCTGGCGTAGCCGGAGGTGACGAAGGCATCCGCGGCTTCGTCGCCGCCTTCCGGCCCGATACCGGAGCGCTCGTCTGGCGCCACTGGACCATTCCCCGCCGGGGCGAGCCCGGCATCGAAACCTGGCAGGGAAAAGAACCCCTCTACGGCGGCGGCTCCACCTGGCTCACCGGATCCTACGACAAGGCCTCAGACACCCTCTACTGGGCCACCGGCAATCCCTGGCCCGACGGCGACGATCGCGACCGCCCCGGTGATAACCTCTACACCAACTGCGTCCTCGCCCTCGACGCAACCACCGGCGCGCTGAAATGGCACTACCAGTTCACCCCCCACGACGTGAAGGATCGCGACGCAACTGAGCCCAATGTCCTGGTCGATACCGTCTACCAGGGCAAGCCCTCGAAGCTGCTGCTCCATGCGGACCGCAACGGCTTCTTCTATGTCCTGGACCGCACCAACGGCAAGGTCCTCCTGGCCAAGCCCTTCCTGCGCCGCGTGGACTGGGCCTCCTCCATCGATGCCCAGGGCCGGCCCGTCGTAGTGGATCCGCGCGGCTGCCCCAGCGATGCCGCCAACTGGGACTCCACCGCCTTCTCCCCGCTCACCGGCCTGTACTACCTCATCGCGCTGGAGGAGTGCACCGGCAAGCCCACCGGCTATCCGGACCAGACCGGCCAGCGCTACCTGCGCGCGCTCAACATCGAGACCGGCGCCATCGTCTGGGAGCTGCCGCAACCGGGAGCCGCCCGCGCCAAGACCTGGACCGGAGTCCTCGCCACCGCCGGAGGCCTGCTCTTCTATGGCCGGCCCAACGGCGGCTTCGCGGCCGTGGATCAACGCAATGGCAACACGCTTTGGAACTTCCCCACCAACGTCCGCATGAAAGCCTCACCGATGACCTTCACCGTGGGGGGCAAGCAGTATGTGGCCGTGGCCGCAGGTCCGAACATCCTCTGCTTTGGCCTTTGA